ACAGTCCGCGAACATGCGGATGATTTGACGCACGGATTTATAGTTTTGATCCTGCGGCTGATACCCCCACGAATCGTTCACCGTGAACCAGAATTCCCATTCTCCCTTCGGCGGCGCGATCGGGATGCCCTGCTCCGGGGTTTCGAAATCCCCCAAGCCGCACATACGGGAATTCAACACGACGTTCGGATTCAGTTCATGCAGAAGATCGCGCAATTCCGCCATCCGCCACTGCTCGGAGGAGCGCTCCCAATCGCCGTCGAAGCAGAACATATCGATCGTGCCGTATCGGGTCATCAATTCCGTCAGCTGCGCCCGGTGAAAGGCGAGGAACGACTCCCAACGTTCCGGACGGAGCTTGCCGTCCGCCGGATGTACGTAAGGACTGTGCACGAAGGTGCCCAACGCCATCTTCTGCAGATGGAGAGGACTGTACATGGTCGGATAGTCCGGGTGAGACCAGTCCAGATGCGAGAAGTAGAAGCCTACCTTCAATCCCTTCTTCCGCATGGCATCGCAATACGGTTGGACCAAGTCCCGGGCCGCCGGCGTCTTCTTCACGACGCTTAAATCGCTGACCGCCGTATCCCACAGCGCCACGCCGTCGTGATGCTTGGTCGTCAGGACGGCGTATTGCGCCCCGGCTCTCGCGAACAAGTCTGCCCAAGCTTCCGGATCGTAGCGACTCGCCGTGAACCCGTCGCATTGCTTCATATAATCTTCATAGCTGATCGATCCGTTAAAGAACGACCAAGATTCCGGAATACCGTTCACCGCGTAAATTCCCCAATGCAGGGAAATCCCGAATTTCGCATCCTTAAACCATTGCTGCATCATGGTCCATCGCCCCTCCTGTATCGTCATAGCCTAGGTACTCGAAGTCATCGAAATGGCCGATGCGCCCGTTCCTGCCGGATCCCGTACGCAGATCCCGATGAAAGGGCGAGTCGTGTCGCGCAGGGAAATAACTTTCGTCGCCAGGATGACGCGATCCCGCTTCCCTTGAAGGGCCTCTCCGATCCGCTCTCCGGACCTCCGTTGCCGTATTTCGACGCGGCGTCGATAAAATTGACGCCAAGGACATCCTCCTGAATTCCGGGGCTCATTCCGATAGTCGCAACGCTTCGGAAGACGCGCTGCGTTCGGCGGAAGTCGATTGATACCAATAACAAGTCCATTGATAATCCAACCATTCCTTGCCGTTCACGTTCGCGATGACCCCTTTCTTGGGACAACCGGCCTCCTGAGCCAATAACAAGCTCGTTCGGAACGGTACCGCGTCAAGGAGATGGAAGCGATACGCCGAGACGAGCCCTGCCGGCCGGCTTCCGTGCCGATCGTCTTGCAAATCCAAACATCCGTGCGCAGCGGACGACGTCTCTCCTTCGCGGTAGTAATATCCGCAGTTGTAATAGTCCTCGGTACCGGTACCGAGCCAGTTCGCCGTTGCGTACTGGTCTACATACATGTATTCGTTTCCTTCTTGGTGAAAATGCATATGCTTCGGCGCGCCGAGCTGCTTCATCACTTGATTCATCCCGACGAAGAGCCCCTCGCCCTTCACATGCAGCAGCGGGTACAACGTGCCGTAGGGGATCACTTGCCGCCGGTACTTGCAATGAAACCGGTAATTCGTATGCGGAGCGGCAACTTCCGTCCGAACGGCAAACCGGAGCGGAACCTCTGTCTTGAGCGGATTATATAGCCGAAGCGAACCTCCCGCAGCGAACGGCATCGGCATGGCGAAACGGAGCGTACGCGCCGTTCGAACGGCATACAGCGATTGAAACGGCCTGTCCTTGGAGCCTTGGCAGAAGAGATGCAGCAGCGGCACGTCGATCGCCGGCTCGTCGGCGCCGTCCCAGTACGCTTTCAAGACCAGAGACCGCAACGGCTCCAATCGCTCCGCTTCTACGATCAGCTCTCGGACGACGCCAGGCCCTTCGGTCAGGAACAACACGCTCTCCTCGCGAGGCGGCAAAGTCAACCGGTCGAATACGAGTCCTTCGGAGTCGGGCTTGCGATCCCATTCGTTCCGCAGCGAAGCCGCCATTGCCCGTTCTTCTTCGCTGAGAGGCAGCTTCGACGAACGCACCTCCGGGTGAGGCGGAAGCTTGAGGTGGTTAACCTGCCAATATAGGCTATCGGTTTGGCAGGACACGCGAATTTTACACGATTTCGCATAAAGAATCGGCCAATAACTCACCCTTCCGCCGCTGGACTCCCGATGATCCGATACGAGCGGTTTGCGGAAGGGGTCTTCTTCCCCCGCGAAGAATCGGCTCAGCGTCGTTCGGAGCAACGGCTGCTTCGCGCCGTCAAGAATGATTTCAAGCTCTCCGTCAAAGTCGCCGGCCGTCCAAAATCTAGTAATGCAGCCCGGACCTGCCTCGTCGACGAGCACCTTCCACTCCTTCCCCCCCTCCGACTCGGTACGAAGGAAATAGTTGCAGTCGCGCGGACCCATCTTCTGATTCAAGCTGGAAACCATCTCGGACCGTACGTTCGCCCAGAAGTCGAACGATGCGAGCGGCTCCGCCAACGCGCTCCACATGCGGGCGGTATCCATTGGAATTCCTCCTTCGATCAACCTCGGCGGGGATCGGGACGATGCGGGACCGCATCCCCGGTTTCCAGCAGGAACGTAAGCATACGATCTTTCAACTCGACCAGGACCGACTGCAGGGAAGGATCGTCGATCCGGTTCCGAACTTCCGCCGGGTCTTCGAGCATGTCGTACAATTCGTCTTGTTCATACAATCGCCGGATATATTTGTATCGCCGCGTGCGGCACATGACGGCTTTGCCGTGGGCGATATCGTCATGGACTTGCACGGAAAGCCTCGGCCAATACAGATCGGAATCGTCGGTCGCGGATTCAGTCTCCCTCGCGTGCGCCTCTTCGCGCAGTCTGCCGCCTTCGCAGAAGACGGCGTCGCGATGGTCCTTACGATCGCCAGCGAGGAGCGGAAGCAAGCTGCGGCCGAAGTGGGTATGCTTCGGCCGAATGTCCGCGAGCGCCTCTACTGTTGCCGGCATATCGATCAGCTCGACGAGCGCGTCGTTCACCCCGGGCTCGACGGGAACCGCAGACGGCGGTTTCACGATGAACGGAACGCGGACGAGACAGTCCTCGAACATGTTCTGCGCTTTCTCGACGACGCCGTAATCGCCGGTGTAGTCGCCGTGGTCGGAGAAGAAGAAAATCGCCGTCTCATCGTATATGCCCGCTACCTTGAGCGCCGCAACGAGCATGCCGAATTGCGCGTCCACTCGGGCGCACATGCCGTAATACGCCGCGCGGAGTTCCCTCCACCGCTCCTCGTTCCAGTCTTGCAACCCCTGCAGAGCGCGTATGCCCGTCAGCATCGCGGGTTTCCCGTCCGCTTCCGCGATTCTTGGAGGCAGCTTGCCGCGGTCGATGCCGCCGTACCACGGCTCTTCCACCCCGTAGGGCGGATGCGGATAGCCGAGCGCCAGGTAGAGGCAGAGCGGCCGATCCTTCGGACGGTTCGCGATCCGTTCGATGGCGCCGTCGATCGCGGCCCAGTCTCCGTCGTAACGAACGTCCTTCCCTTCGGATGCCTCCAGCTTTCCGGCGAAGAAGGAGTAGTATCCCGACATCCCCGCTTCGCATCGCCAGCTTTGATCGACGTGTAAGTCCGGCGCTTTGTCTCGCGGCGATCGATAACGAATATCGCAGACGGAATCGACCCCGGCATCGGCGGACACGAGATCGTTCTTGCCGGCCCACCAAACGAAGTAGCCCTCTTCCTTTAAGCGCCGCAGAAGAACCGGTTCGTCCGGTTTCATCATGTGATGCATCGTCCGATGCCCCCGCACGTGGGGATACCAGCCGCTCATGAAGGAGCATCGGCTGGGTGTGCACACCGGGCTCTGGCAGAAGGCGTGGCTGAAGGATACGGCGTCCGTCCGCACCATCGCGTCCAGGTTGGGCGTGACGGCGGCGGCGTTGCCCCTGTGCCCCAGGACGTCCCCTCGCCATTGGTCCGGATTGAAGAGTACGATGTGGGGCTTATTCATCCCCCGATCTCGACGGACAGCGGGTTGGCGAACGCGCGGTCTATCCCTTCCCTCGCCAAGTCGTTCGTTCTCGCGGCCCATGCCAGCAGGCGGTCCTGCATGGCTTCGATCGCCGGTCGATACGCGGGGTCGGCGATACGGTTGCGCAGCTCGCCGGGGTCCTCCAGCAGATCGTAGAACTCGTCGATTTCATGGGCCCGATAGACGTATTTATATCGATCGGTGCGAATGGCGCGTATCGTATTCATGTGAATCGTGGCGCCGTGATGCTCGACGACGATCTCGTCGCGCGGCTCCGATGGATCCCCGCGAAGCAGCGGTACGAACGAGCGGCTGTCAAGATGGTCGCGGCGCGGCGCCCCCGCCAGCTCCATCGTCGAATTGAAGAGATCCCCGAGCGTGACGAACCCGTCGACGCGCCGCGGCGCGAACCGATTCTTGCCGTAGACGACGAACGGAATGCGGATGAGATCGTCGACGGCGAGCTCGTTCTTGCCGACCAAACCGTGCCTTCCCATCAACTCGCCGTGGTCGCTCGTAAAGATGACGACGGTGTTCTCCAACTTCTCGAGCTCTTCGAGCTTGTTCATGATGCGCCCGAATGCGTCGTCCACCATCGTGACGAGACCGTAATATTTGGCCAACGCGCGGGCCATCGTCGGCCAATCGTTCCGAATGCGGCAATAATTGACGTCGTAATAATGCTTGCTATACGTGAGCGGTTTATCCCGATAGTCGTCCCGGTAGTTGTCCCACTCGGGCAGATCGGCGGGGTCGTACATTGAAGCGTACGGCTCGGGCACATGCCAAGGGACATGCGGTTCGATGCACGAGGCGAACAGGAGGAACGGTTCCGGCGATGCGGCGGTTTCCTCCAACCACCGCTCGACCGCGCTCGCGATGCGGAACACCTCCGACTGTTCGGGAGGGGAGCTTACGGTCGAGGCTAGAACATGTTCTCCCTTACGGTCGCGAAGCATGATCGGATCCGTCCGTTCGACGTCCCCCTCCCGAGGAGCGATTCTCAGGTTCGCGTCGAAGCCGTGCTCCTCCGGCTGCGAATGCCCTACGTGCCATTTGCCCGCGTACGCGGTCCGATAGCCTTCCTTCCGCAGCGCGTCGCCGATCGTCTCCATCCCTTCTCCGAGCTTGTTGCAGAACGCGAACGGCGAATGGGCGTTCTGCACCACCTTATGTTCATGCGGATGAAGTCCCGTCAGCGCCGTCGCCCGGGCCGGCGTACACATCGGGCAATTCGTGAAGGCGTTCGCGAACGCGACGCCTTCTTCCATATACCGGTTCAAATGAGGCGTCCGGCATAAGCCGTCCGCGCCAATCGTCTCTACGTGCTGTTGGTCGGTCATGAAGATGACAATGTTCGGTTTTCGATCCATGGGTTCCATTGCCCGCCTTTATTCTGTAATGTCCTCCGACGCGACGGTTCTCGGGCCGTCGACGATGTCCGGGTACGCGACGATGTCCGGCACTGCTTCTCCCGCCTCCGCCATTCTGCGCAGCAATCGCTCCTTCATGTGCTCCGCAACGCCGCGATGAGAGCGTTGGTTGATCAGGTTCGTAAGCTCGTACGGGTCTGCCTGGAGATCGTAAAGAAACTGCTCCGCGTACCGGTCCGATCCGCTGTCGTCGTACGGATGCCGATCGGGGGCCGTGACGCCGTACTTCCAACGTTTGGTGCGCACCGCTCTCGCGACTTGAGACTCGCTGATTTGTACGAAGACGTCGTCCGGCCAAGGCGCCGCTTCCGTATCGAGCCGCCGAAGCAGCGAACGGCCTTGCATGGTTTCGGGGATCGGCAGGCCGGCCGCGTCGAGCAGCGTCGGCGGGAGGTCGATCAAGCTGACCATCTCGTCGATCGTGCCGCGCCGGCGAAAGCCCGGGCCGGAGAAGCCGAGCGGCACGCGAATGGAGCTGTCGTGGCAGGAACGCTTGTACTCGCCGTTGCGGGTTTTGAAGTGACAGCCGTGATCCGAAGTGAAGACGACGATCGTGTCGTCGAGCATCCGCAAGCTCTTCAGCGCGTCCATGATCCGGCCCAACGCGTCGTCCAGCCGCTTGACCATGCCGTAATAGCCGTCAAGATGCTGATGCGCATTGCCTCCTAGAGCGGCCAGGTCGGGCGGAACGTATCGCGAGACGTAACGATTCCTGTACGCGTCCGGCGACGGGTAGTCGTCGCGGCTGTTCTGGTGATGCGGCTCAAGGAACGACAGAAACAGGAAGAACGGTTCCTGCGCGCTCTTCCGGCTGTCGAGATAACGAATCGCCGCGTCGGCGCAAGCATCCACGCGATAACCGGGAAGATCGACGGGCTCGTTGTTCGCATCGAACAATCTTGTGCGGTAGGCGTCGGACGTAAATTCGAGCACGTCGGCCGCCAGCCAGTAGCGGTAACCGCCCCGCCGTTCGATCGGCACGGGTTCGACGCCGGTTTCAGCCAGATGCCACTTTCCGATGTACGCCGTATCGTAGCCTCCTGCACGGAACTGCCCCGCCAGCGTCGGAAGCTCCGACGGGAGCGGGATGCCGTTGCGGTAGCAACCCGAAGTCGTGGCGTATAAACCCGTCTGCATGCAAGAACGGGCCGGCCCGCACACCGGCTGGCTGGTGAAGGCGTTCTTAACGAACGTGCCGCCGGCGGCCAAGCGGTCGAAATTCGGCGTCAGGTCCAGCGGATTTCCGTGCAGACCGGTCGTGTCCCAACGTTGCTGATCGGTAAAAAATACGAGGATGTTCGGCTTTCGGTGCGAGGTTTGGCGTTCCACGAAAATCCTCCTCCTTTATGCCTTCCATTGTACGCGGGGGCGACAAGCGGGCGACAGGTTCGATTCCGCACTTCGATGGCATTCTGATGACATGTTTAATTCATCCAACCGGAGGATGTCAGCATCCGATGCAAGGCGAGCGCCGCTTGCGCCCGGGTCGTCGGCTGCCGCGGCGACATCGTCCCGTCCCCCATGCCCTGGAGCCATCCAGCTTGCACCGCCGCCGCGACGGAAGGCTTCGCCCATCCGCCGATCGAGGTTGCATCGGCGTACGCCGACAGCAAGTCGGCGTACGCGGCGGCGTCATGCGATTCCATAGCGCCGATTAGGGAGCGTGCGCGGACGAGAGTCGCGGCCATCTGCTCGCGAGTGACCGGTTCGTCCGGTAGAAAGCGCCCGTCCGGGAAGCCTTCGATCAAACCGGCGGCTTGCGCGGCTGCGACGCTTTCGGCGTACCAGGCGTCCTCCCGCGTATCTTCGTACGACAGGGCGTTATCGACGGGCACCAGTCCCAAGCCTCGGACGAGCAGCGCCGCCCACTCGCTACGGCGGATCGATTCGTCGGGAGCGAAGCGATCGTCGGTGCGACCGCTGACGAGAAGCTTCGAAGCCAGCGCCTCGATGTCGCGTTGCGCCCAGTGTCCGTCAAGATCGGCGAACGGCTCGCGCTCGATGCGGACGATCGCGTAGACGCTGTTGCCGTTGCGGCGCAGCTCCGCGACCGTACCATCCTCCGTCTCCCGAAGCGCGGTCGGCACGAACGTCGGCCGTCCCGTCGCTTCGTCGATCGTCGCGCCGGCGGCCGACGAGCCGTCGACGCCGGACGGCAAGCGGAACGCGCGGACGGCGAACCGATCGCCGAAGTCGCGGATCGTGCGGACGCCGTCCTCGGACGCAACCGTTATGCGGAAAGCATACGGCGGCGCGAGGAAGCGGACGCCGTCGACCGACGGAGGCATCGACGGCTCGATGCGGATTTCGACCTCGCCGTCTTCCGTTCCGGCGAAGAGCGCGAGCGGCAGCTCGTACGACAGGTCGTCGCCGAGACGAAGCGACAGCGTCGCCTCCGGCGCCGAAGCCGCAGCCCGGGCCAACGCGCCGCCGTCGACGAGCAAGGCGCTGGCGCCTTCCGTCGAAGCGTCCATGTCGACGACAATCTTCCGTTCGCCGTCGGTCGTGTCGCGCGACGAAGCGACCGCCGCTTCGAACGCCGCCGCGTCGAGCTCGTATACCGCCGCGCCCGATGCGTCGGAAGGCGGCCGATTCTTCGCGAGGCCCGGCGGCTCGCCGGCCTCGTCGTTCGCCGGCGGCGAGTCCGGTCCGTTCCCGGCGGCCCGGACGTTCACGCGAACGGTCGCGTCCGCCTCGACGACGGCGCGGTTCCCGTCTGCGTCCTCCGTTCTTATCGTCGTCAGCGCGATCGTGCCGCTGCGGACGTCGAGCGCCGTGAAGCGCAGCTCGAGCAAGGCGGCGTCACCGCTGACTTCATCGTTCCCCAGCATAGTGAGGAACGCCTTCGCCGTTCCGTCCCCGCCGCCGGGCGCCGTTCCCGCGAAGCCTTCGACCGTCCCGCGCACGGCATCCAGCCGGAGCCACTCGTCGTCATACGTCACCGTCGCTTCCAGCGCGAACAGCCGCTGCAACCCGGCGCCGCGCAGTCGAACGACGACCGTCCCCCCCGCCGTCGCCGGCTGAATCGGCGCCTCGAGCGAGAAGCTCGGCGCCGCGGCCTCGGCCGCCTGCGCCGCCGGCGCGGGCGCAGCCGCCAGCGCGAGCGAGAGAGCGATGCAGCCGGCGAGCCATCCTCGAACGGCGCACGGCTTCCAGAATCGATTCATTATCCATTTCCGCATGTCATTCATCCTCTCCCTGATCCCTCGTCGATCGCGAACGGGCAAGCCTCGTTTGGCTTGCCCGAACGCTCCCTTCTTTTATGCGCAGCGTCAATCGAACATCTTCCTGGCCGCGACGCTCAGATCGAATACGTCGACCGCGCCGTCTCCGTTCAGATCGGCGAATTGCTTCGCCGTCCAATCCGAGTCGCCGGCGGACGCGCCGTACGCGGCGGCGAGGATGCCCAGATCGCCGACGTTGACCGCGCCGTTGCCGTCGATATCGCCTTCCGCGAAGTCGTTCCTGGCCGCCGCGAAGTCGGCGAGCGCTTCGTCCAGCATCGCCTTGGCCGCATTGACCTCGGACTGCGTCGCCGCGCCGTCCTGCGCCGTCGCCTGCGCGGCTTGGACGGCGCTCAGCAGCGCGGCTTTGACGCCGGGAGCGTATTGCGTCCGGAATCGCCCTTCGACCGCCTCGTCATGCAGCGCGATCGCCGTCGCGATCGTATCCAGCAGCGCCGTTCGATCGACCGCCGGAAGATCGATCCGATGCGTCGAGCCGACGGCCGGGACAACCGTCCCGTCGCCTCCGGCGAGCTCCGCCCGCACGATCGACACGTCCGCGGCGGCCGCCGCGTCCACAGGCTTCACCTCGAACACAAGCTGGAATTGCAGTCCGTCCTCGACGACCGCATGCTCGGCGCCCTCGCTGATCGCGACGATGCGAAGCGTTCCGGGCTCGTCGTCGTCGCGCTCGATCGCCTGCAGGCCGGTCCGGAAGCCGGTCGCGTCGACGAACGTCAGACGGTCGGCATCATAGACGAACGTAATGTCCTGCGCGTACACCGCTTCGAGCACGCTCGCCGAGAGATGCTGCAGACGGTAGTCGATCGTCACCGTATCGCCGGGCGCCGCCTCGGACGGCCCGCCGAGCTTCGCGGCGACCTGCAGCGCGTCGGACGTTCGAATCGACGTCTCCGGGCCGGACGTCGTCCACACCCCGTCCGCCTCGGCGAACACGCGGAACGTATAATCGGTGCCGTACGTCAGCTCCGTGACCGTGTACGTCGTCGCGTCCCCGGGTACGAACGCGGAGCCTTCCGCCCAGTCGATTCGATACCGGGCGATGCCGGAAGCCGCTTGCGCCGGCGTCCAGACGAGCGTCGCTTCGTCCGCGCCGACCGACGTCGCCGCGACGGCGGCGCCTTCCGGCCAGCTCGGTCCCGCGGCGGGAGCGCCGTTCGCGGACGACGCGAACGTCTCGATCGCCGCAAGCAGCGATTGCCGCGCGTCGTCGACCGCCGGCTGCGCCGCGGCGGGCGCATCGATGACCGCCCGCGCCGCGCCGATCGCGGCCAGAAGCGAAGCTTTCGCGCCGGCCGGATATTGTCCCTCGCCGGCGCCTTCGATCGCCGCGTCGTGCAGCGCCTTCCCGGACGAAACCGCGTCGGCCAAGGCCGTCTTGTCGGTTCCGGCCAGTTCGACGTACACGCCGCTTACGATCGCTTCCGTCGTCTGGATCGCTTCGTTCTGATGCGTGAAAGACACCAGCGACAGACCGGACGTCAGGTTGTTCGTCGCGTTGAACGTGTTCTGCGACCGCGCGACTTCCGTCCAGCCGTCGCCCGTCCGTACATATCCGATGAACGTCGTGCCTTCCTTCGTCAGCTTGATCTGCGCCGGGAATTCGATCGCCCCGCCCGCCTTCGTGAAGGCGGCCCCTTGGAACGTCGACCGCGTCACGAGCTCGAGCCGGCCGTCGGCGGTCGCTTGCAGCGTGACGCCTTTCGACTTGTCTTCATTGATGGAGCCGCGGATATGCAATCCCGCCGCAGCGTTCGGATGGGTTTCCTCCACCCCGAGAATCGTCGCGGTAATCGCAAACTTGTCGGCCGAGTTCGGCATATCGCGATGAACGAACGTAAAGCTGTCGTTCGAAGGCCCCATGCTGTCGCCGTTCGAGACGACGCGGAACGTCCCGTCGTCGAATCGGGCGAAGCCGGTCCGGCCGTTGCTGCCGAACGTCTTGACCGCCCACGGCGCCGGCACGTCGTTCGAGGCGTTCTCGAAGACAGCTACATGCAGCTTCTTCGTCTTCGTCGCGCCGCCGATCGTCACCGCGATTTCGATGAAGCTGCCGCCCTCCCGCAGCGCCTTGATCGTTCCGTCGTCTCCGACGGATACGACGTCCGGCCGTTCCGCCGTCACCTCGAGCTCGTCGGCTTCCGGCGCGACCTTGGCGTTGTTGGACAACACCGCGAGCACGTTCAGCGACGCCGACTGCCCGGGCTCCAGCACGCTCGCCGATAACGTCGCCTCGAGATCGGTCAAGACGGTAGCGACGATGTCGATCGCGATGCCGCCCGACGTCTTCTCGATGCCGTCGTACGACGTCGTCGCGGTCACCGTCGCGGCGCCCGGCGCCAACGCCCGGATGCGGCCCGCCGTATCGACGGACACGACGTCCGGCGCGCTGCTCGCATATACGGTCGGCGATGCGCTCAGGTCGAGCTCCTGACCGAACTGGTTAAACCATCGGATGCGCGTCGGCGCCTCCATGCCGATCTCCCATGCGCCGCGAGTCGTCGTCAACTCGACGCGGTCGAGCGCCGGCGACTCCGATCCGACGACGACTTCGACGGCGACGCTTCGCGTCGTCCCGTTCTTCGATGCCGCGGCGGTGACGACCGCGCTGCCTTCGGCGACGGCCGACACGGCGCCGTCCCCATCCACCGTCGCGACGGCCGCATCCGAGCTCTCGAAGGCGACCGTCAGGTCGGCCTCGGGAATCGCCTCGCCGAATACCGAACGGGCCGTTACGGTAAGCGACGCCGACTCGCCGACCGCCAGATGTATGCGGGACGTATTGAGCAGCGGCTGATCCGCGGCGACGGACGCGCGCGCCAATGCGTTGGCGTCGTCCGCGAACGCGTAGCCGGGCAGCAAACCGGCGCGATCGAGCGGCGCGTCCGCGAAGCCGATCTGCGCGTAGACGCTAGAGTCCGGTCGCAGCCGGTAATCGCCTTGTTGCCAATTCATGAAGACGGCTTCGGGGTCATCGACGAAGACGTTCCCGTCGAAGTTGCCGTACGTCGTCACCTGCGTATGCAGCTGCGCGCCTACGCCGTGTTGATTGACGATCAGATTGCGCGTGAATTCGTTATATTTCGGATCGAGCACCGGCAGCTCGTTCGTCAGCACCGCGAGCTCCGGATATCTCGTCCTCCACAGCTCGCCTTGATACGGCATCTGCAGCAAATTATCGAGCGAACGCTGGTTGTAGCCCGGCGTCTCCGGCGCCTGACCGCCGTATTTGATGCCCCGCACGTAATAATAGAGCGGGTTGATGATGACATTTTCATACACCTTATTGTTTCTTCCGCCATGCGTATAAAACGGGATCCCGACGTTCTCCATGACGTTTCCGTACACTTCCGTGCCGCTGACGTTGTCGTCGAGATAGACGGCGACGCCGCGTACATTGTGCCCTTCCCGCCCGATAATGTCGTGGAAATAATTGTATCGGATGACGTTCCCCCAGTAGGAGTAATCCGTCGCCGTGTAGATAGCCCCGGAATCGTTGGAATCCTGCAGGACGTCGAAAATCTCGTTATATTCGATTACATGGTCGTTGCCCGAAAAGTTGATGGCGTAGTGCGCCGAATCGTGAATGCTGTTATAAGCGACGCGCGTACCGACGCCGTCGATCCGGATGCCCGGCGCGTACGTCTTCTTAATTCTCGAGTAGGCATGAATGTGGTTGTTCGTGACCGCATGGCCGCTCGGCGTTAACGTCGGACGATGCCCGCCCGAGGCGATAATGCCGCCGGCTCCCGTCTGGAACACATGATTGCCTGTGATCGTATGATGACTGCCGCCCCCGACCTCGATCCCGTACAGCCCGGTATTCGAAATTTCGTTGTTCGCGATGACGATGCCGGCGCCGCCTTGGGTCTTGATTCCGGTGCTCCGCGTCACCCCGATCGTCAGATCGCGGAATTGAACATACGAAGCATCGACCGTCTTGACGATCGGCTTCGCGTTGAAGGACAACTCTACCGCGCTGTCCCCGTCGAAGCCGGCCGGGGGATACAAATACAGCTTCCCGTCCGCTCGATCCAAGTACCATTCCCCGGGAGCGTCGACCTCTTCCAACAGATTGTAGAAATAGAACCTTCGATGCTCCAGGTTCGGATTGATCCCCCACCAGGCGGATTGAAGACCCGCGACCGTTCGGGAAGCGGCGTCAAGCGCTTCGACCTTCATATTTTCCTCGGCCCAGTCGTAGAAGAAATATCCGAACATCCAGATATCGTCGGCTTCCGTCCACGCGAGCGCCCGATCCGAAGCGTCGTTGTAGACGAAGGTAGGACCGTCGTCGAGCGTACCGCTGTTACCCGGAGTACCGGCGTCCACGATGCTGTCGATCCTCAGCCAATCCGCATTCGGATACCGTCCGAGCGTCATCTCTTCTCCGTCGACGAACAGTTCCATCATCGACGGCACGAGCGGCCAGCCTTGACCTTGATGGACGATGCCGCCGTAATCCTCGCTCGGGATTCCGATTGCCGGCAAGTCCGCGACGATCACATGAGCCGCTGCGCCGGCCGGCAATCTCCCGACAACCTCCGGATCGACCGCGGACGAGAACGCGCCCGCGTCGAGCCGCTTGCCTCCAAACAGA
The nucleotide sequence above comes from Paenibacillus antri. Encoded proteins:
- a CDS encoding sulfatase-like hydrolase/transferase; protein product: MNKPHIVLFNPDQWRGDVLGHRGNAAAVTPNLDAMVRTDAVSFSHAFCQSPVCTPSRCSFMSGWYPHVRGHRTMHHMMKPDEPVLLRRLKEEGYFVWWAGKNDLVSADAGVDSVCDIRYRSPRDKAPDLHVDQSWRCEAGMSGYYSFFAGKLEASEGKDVRYDGDWAAIDGAIERIANRPKDRPLCLYLALGYPHPPYGVEEPWYGGIDRGKLPPRIAEADGKPAMLTGIRALQGLQDWNEERWRELRAAYYGMCARVDAQFGMLVAALKVAGIYDETAIFFFSDHGDYTGDYGVVEKAQNMFEDCLVRVPFIVKPPSAVPVEPGVNDALVELIDMPATVEALADIRPKHTHFGRSLLPLLAGDRKDHRDAVFCEGGRLREEAHARETESATDDSDLYWPRLSVQVHDDIAHGKAVMCRTRRYKYIRRLYEQDELYDMLEDPAEVRNRIDDPSLQSVLVELKDRMLTFLLETGDAVPHRPDPRRG
- a CDS encoding alpha-L-fucosidase, whose amino-acid sequence is MMQQWFKDAKFGISLHWGIYAVNGIPESWSFFNGSISYEDYMKQCDGFTASRYDPEAWADLFARAGAQYAVLTTKHHDGVALWDTAVSDLSVVKKTPAARDLVQPYCDAMRKKGLKVGFYFSHLDWSHPDYPTMYSPLHLQKMALGTFVHSPYVHPADGKLRPERWESFLAFHRAQLTELMTRYGTIDMFCFDGDWERSSEQWRMAELRDLLHELNPNVVLNSRMCGLGDFETPEQGIPIAPPKGEWEFWFTVNDSWGYQPQDQNYKSVRQIIRMFADCIGMGGNVLLNVAPLEDGTIDPVQEDRLLQLGEWLEPNGEAVYGTMAGLPAGHYNGASTLSKDRTVLYLFYYDKPLEALPVKGLFNAVKSVNILKSGKELGFRKIGGAPWLNVPGILWIDLPEEYADERATVIRVELEGELKLYTGSGKAIDVN
- a CDS encoding DUF2961 domain-containing protein; this encodes MDTARMWSALAEPLASFDFWANVRSEMVSSLNQKMGPRDCNYFLRTESEGGKEWKVLVDEAGPGCITRFWTAGDFDGELEIILDGAKQPLLRTTLSRFFAGEEDPFRKPLVSDHRESSGGRVSYWPILYAKSCKIRVSCQTDSLYWQVNHLKLPPHPEVRSSKLPLSEEERAMAASLRNEWDRKPDSEGLVFDRLTLPPREESVLFLTEGPGVVRELIVEAERLEPLRSLVLKAYWDGADEPAIDVPLLHLFCQGSKDRPFQSLYAVRTARTLRFAMPMPFAAGGSLRLYNPLKTEVPLRFAVRTEVAAPHTNYRFHCKYRRQVIPYGTLYPLLHVKGEGLFVGMNQVMKQLGAPKHMHFHQEGNEYMYVDQYATANWLGTGTEDYYNCGYYYREGETSSAAHGCLDLQDDRHGSRPAGLVSAYRFHLLDAVPFRTSLLLAQEAGCPKKGVIANVNGKEWLDYQWTCYWYQSTSAERSASSEALRLSE
- a CDS encoding sulfatase-like hydrolase/transferase, whose product is MDRKPNIVIFMTDQQHVETIGADGLCRTPHLNRYMEEGVAFANAFTNCPMCTPARATALTGLHPHEHKVVQNAHSPFAFCNKLGEGMETIGDALRKEGYRTAYAGKWHVGHSQPEEHGFDANLRIAPREGDVERTDPIMLRDRKGEHVLASTVSSPPEQSEVFRIASAVERWLEETAASPEPFLLFASCIEPHVPWHVPEPYASMYDPADLPEWDNYRDDYRDKPLTYSKHYYDVNYCRIRNDWPTMARALAKYYGLVTMVDDAFGRIMNKLEELEKLENTVVIFTSDHGELMGRHGLVGKNELAVDDLIRIPFVVYGKNRFAPRRVDGFVTLGDLFNSTMELAGAPRRDHLDSRSFVPLLRGDPSEPRDEIVVEHHGATIHMNTIRAIRTDRYKYVYRAHEIDEFYDLLEDPGELRNRIADPAYRPAIEAMQDRLLAWAARTNDLAREGIDRAFANPLSVEIGG
- a CDS encoding sulfatase-like hydrolase/transferase gives rise to the protein MERQTSHRKPNILVFFTDQQRWDTTGLHGNPLDLTPNFDRLAAGGTFVKNAFTSQPVCGPARSCMQTGLYATTSGCYRNGIPLPSELPTLAGQFRAGGYDTAYIGKWHLAETGVEPVPIERRGGYRYWLAADVLEFTSDAYRTRLFDANNEPVDLPGYRVDACADAAIRYLDSRKSAQEPFFLFLSFLEPHHQNSRDDYPSPDAYRNRYVSRYVPPDLAALGGNAHQHLDGYYGMVKRLDDALGRIMDALKSLRMLDDTIVVFTSDHGCHFKTRNGEYKRSCHDSSIRVPLGFSGPGFRRRGTIDEMVSLIDLPPTLLDAAGLPIPETMQGRSLLRRLDTEAAPWPDDVFVQISESQVARAVRTKRWKYGVTAPDRHPYDDSGSDRYAEQFLYDLQADPYELTNLINQRSHRGVAEHMKERLLRRMAEAGEAVPDIVAYPDIVDGPRTVASEDITE